The Nostoc cf. commune SO-36 genomic sequence TTGTTTTGGATTTTGTACTTTCTCCAAAAAATATATGTCTTTTGATTAAGTTTAAAAAATTTAGTAAGACCTAAGTATAAATTATCCTTGGCATTGCTTTCTGGCATCTTGTTAAGGTCTGATTTAGCGATTTGAAATCCAAAATTTGCAACCGAGATGAAAGCTGTAATTCTGTTATCTGGGGGATTGGACTCTTCCACAATTCTGTATCAAGCTAAGGCTGATGGCTGTGAATGTCATGCGATTTCCTTTGATTACCAGCAGCGACACCGACGAGAGTTAGAGTCAGCCTTGACTGTTGCTCAAAAAGCAGCGATCGCAAAACATCAGGTGGTTAATTTTGACTTACGACAATGGGGCGGTTCTGCACTTACCGATGATGCCATTGATTTACCCCAGGAGCGATCGCTGGATGAAATGTCTCAAAATATTCCTGTCACTTATGTTCCGGCTCGTAATACCATCTTTTTAAGTTTTGCTCTGGGTTATGCAGAAGCGATCGCAGCAGAGCGTGTCTATATTGGTGTCAATGCTTTAGATTACTCAGGATATCCTGATTGTCGCCCCGACTATATCCAAGCAATGCAAGAAGTTTATCGCCTGGGAACCAAACAAGGGCGTGAGGGGCAACCAATTAATATTGTTGCACCCCTAATCAATCTG encodes the following:
- the queC gene encoding 7-cyano-7-deazaguanine synthase QueC, with the translated sequence MKAVILLSGGLDSSTILYQAKADGCECHAISFDYQQRHRRELESALTVAQKAAIAKHQVVNFDLRQWGGSALTDDAIDLPQERSLDEMSQNIPVTYVPARNTIFLSFALGYAEAIAAERVYIGVNALDYSGYPDCRPDYIQAMQEVYRLGTKQGREGQPINIVAPLINLKKTEIIQLGNQLGVPWELTWSCYAGDDIACGVCDSCRLRLAAFAELGLVDPVAYAS